One genomic segment of Panicum virgatum strain AP13 chromosome 2N, P.virgatum_v5, whole genome shotgun sequence includes these proteins:
- the LOC120662464 gene encoding zinc finger MYM-type protein 1-like: MSKRTLLTYFSSSSSSTPLETNDNTRQPKMPRVEFRCSDIISDPGLRKPIDDYPSEIRDQVKRAYVLRGPTQQALGFTYPRQWQSGEWRSFQHHWFGKYDWLEYSEAKDAAFCFYCYLFFQPGKPEKIGSNVFAKIGYEQWKKALEKFDKHAASQSHCNSRSNCDDFMNQRTSVARKFEKHTEEESRYKIRLTSSIDVARFLIMQADAFRGHDESSTSLNKGTYREMIDWYKDKVETVKDAYNNGYKNCQMLSPDIQKDITKACAEEVTAVILDEIHGRKFSVLIDESQDVSIKEQMAMILRFVNDEGKVMERFLGLKHIEKCTSVALKEALLSMISSHKLSISKLHGQGYDGASNMRGEFNGVQKLIHDENPYAFYVHCFAHQLQLVVVAVSTSTPAIADFFNYVPLIVNTVGASCMRKDVLLAKHHDKLLEKVENCEIATGRGLNQESSLARPGDTRWGSHLKTLLRILVMWEAILEVLEIVKKDSIKPTCNGGAFGLIGKMKTFDFVFILHLMIELLSITDNLSRALQRKDQDIVEAMHLIMGVKERLQDTRDNGWEPLFKRVKSFYDKNQIKVPNMDKEVNVTNMHFYHVEIFLAAIDAILTEMNHRFSEVSSELLVCMAALNPRNSFSSFDVDKLVRLAEIYAEDFDVGHILLLPSELKEFHVHVRNNKEFLGCTELSKVAEIMVKTKMNTSYPLVYRLIELTLILPVATASVERVFSAMSLIKTDLCNKMGDEWLNDLMICYVEKEIFRSITNEKIIQRFEAMKKRRMLLTQKNIVVAANEEA, translated from the exons ATGTCGAAGAGGACACTGCTCACCTATTTTTCAAGCAGTAGCAGTAGTACTCCTCTAGAGACTAATGATAACACAAGACAACCAAAAATGCCCAGAGTAGAGTTTCGATGCTCGGATATCATTAGTGATCCTGGACTACGCAAACCAATTGATGATTATCCATCTGAGATTAGAGATCAAGTTAAGAGGGCATATGTTTTGAGGGGTCCAACTCAACAAGCTCTTGGTTTTACATATCCTCGTCAATGGCAAAGTGGTGAATGGAGATCTTTTCAGCACCATTGGTTTGGGAAATATGATTGGTTGGAGTATAGTGAAGCAAAGGATGCAGCATTTTGCTTTTATTGTTATCTCTTCTTTCAGCCGGGAAAGCCTGAAAAAATTGGTAGTAATGTCTTTGCAAAGATTGGTTACGAGCAATGGAAAAAGGCTTTGGAAAAATTTGATAAACATGCTGCTTCTCAATCTCATTGCAATTCAAGGTCGAACTGTGATGACTTTATGAATCAAAGGACAAGTGTGGCTAGAAAATTTGAAAAGCACACTGAGGAAGAAAGTCGATACAAGATTCGCTTAACATCTTCTATAGATGTTGCAAGATTTCTCATAATGCAAGCTGATGCTTTCCGTGGACATGATGAGTCATCTACTTCCCTCAACAAGGGTACATATAGAGAGATGATTGATTGGTACAAAGACAAGGTTGAAACAGTGAAAGATGCATATAATAATGGGTATAAAAATTGTCAAATGTTATCGCCAGATATACAGAAGGATATTACAAAAGCTTGTGCAGAGGAAGTCACGGCCGTGATTTTGGATGAGATTCATGGTAGGAAATTCTCAGTGCTTATTGATGAGTCTCAAGATGTTTCTATAAAGGAGCAAATGGCTATGATTCTAAGGTTTGTAAATGATGAAGGAAAGGTGATGGAAAGGTTTCTTGGACTAAAACACATTGAGAAATGTACATCAGTTGCATTGAAAGAAGCTTTGCTCAGCATGATTTCTAGCCACAAGTTAAGCATCTCTAAGCTTCATGGGCAGGGTTATGATGGTGCTTCCAATATGAGAGGTGAATTTAATGGTGTCCAGAAATTGATTCATGATGAAAATCCATATGCCTTCTATGTGCATTGCTTTGCCCATCAATTGCAATTAGTGGTTGTCGCTGTTTCAACTTCAACTCCAGCTATTGCAGATTTTTTTAACTATGTTCCTTTGATAGTCAATACGGTGGGTGCATCATGTATGAGAAAGGATGTATTGCTCGCAAAACATCATGATAAATTGTTAGAAAAGGTAGAGAATTGTGAGATTGCCACTGGAAGAGGTTTGAACCAAGAAAGTAGTCTTGCTAGGCCTGGAGATACTAGATGGGGCTCACATCTTAAAACATTGCTTCGTATTTTGGTAATGTGGGAGGCTATCTTGGAGGTGCTTGAGATTGTGAAGAAAGATTCCATTAAACCAACATGTAATGGTGGTGCCTTTGGTTTAATTGGTAAAATGAAAACCTTTGATTTTGTGTTCATCCTGCATTTGATGATAGAGTTATTGAGCATTACAGATAATCTGTCACGTGCTTTGCAAAGAAAGGATCAAGATATTGTTGAAGCAATGCATTTGATCATGGGTGTGAAAGAACGCTTGCAGGATACAAGAGACAATGGATGGGAGCCTTTATTCAAAAGAGTGAAGTCCTTCTATGATAAAAATCAGATTAAAGTGCCAAATATGGATAAGGAAGTCAAT GTAACAAATATGCATTTCTACCATGTTGAGATTTTTCTTGCGGCCATCGATGCCATTTTGACAGAGATGAATCATCGATTTAGTGAGGTTAGTTCAGAGTTGTTAGTGTGCATGGCCGCACTTAATCCAAGGAACTCCTTCTCTAGCTTTGATGTGGATAAATTAGTGAGACTAGCTGAAATATATGCTGAAGATTTCGATGTCGGCCATATTTTGCTGTTACCAAGTGAACTTAAAGAATTCCACGTCCATGTTAGAAACAACAAAGAATTTCTTGGATGCACAGAACTTTCAAAGGTTGCTGAAATTATGGTCAAGACCAAAATGAATACATCTTATCCATTGGTTTATCGGCTCATTGAACTAACACTGATACTTCCGGTGGCAACTGCTTCAGTTGAGAGGGTCTTTTCAGCTATGTCTcttataaagacagatttgTGCAAcaaaatgggggatgaatggcTCAATGATTTGATGATATGCTATGTCGAGAAGGAAATATTTAGAAGCATCACTAATGAAAAAATCATACAACGGTTTGAAGCCATGAAAAAACGTCGTATGCTACTGACTCAAAAGAATATAGTG GTTGCTGCTAATGAAGAAGCATAA